The genomic stretch aggtaggtgattgtcaagttggccaccttaactgtaaagtgcttgcaattggcagtgaaagtttaaaaaacagccactaaatggcagtagtttaccattaattaccacaaaataaaaaagcttcacatgaccatttcccttggtaatcgTTTTTTCGAATCACattcagtgtttcccctaggattttttgaagctgtggtggtgggctgcatcggagtcggacagcctcaccatgtcgtgccacagcgaatttttttttcttcattttcccccccaagaagaaccataacaaagatatatttgaaatatttcattagccaggctaatgttgtacctctcagctacagtacatgtatgtaaaatgcgtagctgattacagctacgttacccgatgtactaatgcgactttttttctcgtggcaatagtacgacttacatctcgtagtgactcagggttggcaacccaaactgttgaaagagccatatttgacccccaaaaaaacacacaaaaaaactgatacagtatgtctggagccacaaaaaattaaaagccttttacaagccttataattatcgatactagctatattagcctactatagaaatacgtaattagccttcatgattaaatgtttgttttccctgcagtggatcctatagagaatgacgcaccacgtgactactctgttgtactatgccaccacaagtttaacttcattacaatattaatgaattgaaagaatgtttgtgtcatgtttgtcctcctagaaatcctattaaaacaaaaaaatatatttccctcccccatctttttccatttaaaaaaaaaaaaaaaaaaaagctccgaagcatcgctaaagagccgcatgcggcccgagagccgcgggttgcagaccaccgtcgtagtcctcctttttccttttatttgaccctcataagtactacattaccacaacaataacagtccttctgtcaactgacccatttagagcactgggggaattctaatagccgtgtaaagagttttacttgattcggtgagaaggtgaatagttttttccccgttgttcgtaaactaaatttccacacaaaggcacgtcgaggtaccattaacttagcaaggagaggtatgagagtcatttttcgagtgtcccagagctcgcgaaatttgggtgggggagcgcatttatcaaagtttcgtcagccgtaattgtatgaagttggcgcgccggtgttgtgccgaaaaatagccactccacgtgaaatgtcccccctgacgggagcgcccacacgtcactcgtacaaacagccttttcttaccaatcgatggacacagaaacgacgttcttgtaccgtgaatatgtatcattttactctgcttgaactgataaatcgtttactgtgaccaacgctctgaaaatagagcaaggctttattttgggccccgcctctccgcagtctctcagcgcaagttagtcaaagtttgctttccgtccaagacggccgtccaccgctcactttcgccgaaaagtccgatccaaattattgtaatgccccggatatgggcaagaaggagagaagaatacacaatattctaatttcctcagGAAAttcctcaggaaattagaatattgtgtattctaatttcctgagacagtcctgtatatatacacaggactgtctcaaaaaattagaatattgtgtattctaattttctgagacagtccagtatgttaGCAGTGATCTTATACAAGTGACCACAGGGCCAGTATTTACCATACAGATATAAGTTACATGGCAAATCAAATTGCTGAATCTGATTTTTAATGACCTTCAAGTGTTTCTGTAATAATGAATTTATATCTTCTTGTATTATACCACCatggttttttttcttaaactaacAACACAATCATTTATTGAGGTAGTTTCTGGGAAAATTTAACATAACAGACTTGGTTCCAGTAGTATTCGCAAAAATACTTCAACATTACAAAAGGAAAGCACTTCACCAGCCTGCCATTCATGGAGGACTTTGTACATAAGATATAAACAGTCACTTCTACAACAGAAGATATAAAATTGTAAACgtttccccaattttcattttagaACATGCTAAAAAATTGATTGGATTTCCAGAAAAGGTGGAGGAGCTATAACAAAATGTGTGCCCCAAGCTGCTGTGTTGGATGAAGGCAAATTACCTGGTCTAAGGGTCTGAGTGTAGCCAACGCCAACAAGGCTGTTGTTGTTCACTTTAGCCTACAAAAAGAAGAAGAGGACGCAATTGAGTACTGTGACAACTTCTCTTTGAGTCTCCCTCCTAGCGGCTGCTATACTTACGCTGACAGAGGCATCATTGTCCAGCTGGTACTTGGCGGCAATGCCAAAGCGTGTGCTGTTGCTGCCTGCGGTCCACGCCAGGTTGACAGCAGTCTCCAGCTTGTCGCTCACCTTCTGGTAGATGGAGCCTCCAAACTCTGCTCCGTCGTTGCTTTAAAAGAGCAAAAGAATTAGAGAGCCTTCACAATTTAGAGCCTATAATAAATGGGCTTCCAGCATGACtcagtttttttagttttgattTCTGTTACTTTGATTGAAACTTAAGGTTCTTCTGTTCGTTTTCATCTCTGTTGACCACCAGTGGAAAATGCACGCAGTTCAAGAAtgaataccaaaaaaatgtcacctgTGACCCATGCTAACATTGACCAGGTCTATGTTTGACGATCAGTAGAGGTGCAGCTCTTACAGCATCTTTTCATGACAACAAGGGTAATCTAAGAACGCTCTGGCAGTAATTTGTGAGCCATGAAACTAGTTGCATTTGTAACTCTTGGCTTTCCCAGAATGACTTCTGCTAAAATTGATATAATTGAGTGGTACTTATAACAATAACACTACCATGTTAATACTCAATCAGTACAGAATAGACAGTAGCCTCCTGCTGCAATCTCTTGTTGTCTATGTTTCCCAAAATTTGGTAAATGGCAAGTTAAAGAAACAGTAAATTACACGCCCCTGCCCTTCAATTGCATTTTGTTGGTTTCAATGTGTAGGAAACATGGTTATGGATCTGCTTCTTTTGTGAAGTGCCTTGTTGACTTCAGTTGTGAACTGgtacaataaaatttaaataaagtcATCCTAACCGCATGTGTTACTTACACATTTGTGTGCAGTTGGAAGTCTCCCGTCTTGTAGCCGATGGCAAAGTTATTCTGTGTCATCTTGGACTTGGCGGTGTCAAAGGTCATCTGATAGCCAGCGAGCCAGCCCTCGTAGCCAACGACAGCCGCTCCATGGATAGTAGGGCCCGCAAAGTCGAAGTCCACATCGCAGCCCAAGTTGACGTACTCCCGTTTGTAGGCAGTCTTGACCTTGCCACTCTTCTTGCTGCAAAGACGACAGAATTTCACGGATGTCAATTTCATCAAAAGACCACCCCAATAGCAACAAGGATGGACTAGCAGACTATACTCCCAATGAGGAAGAGATCAACATTATCTTCTCAACGTATTGGGCATCTCTGATCTTAAAGTCCTGTGATGCATTCAATTAAATCTAGTCTCAAATAAAATGATCATACCCAGTGTTTGGCGAGAAGGTGgtatcaaaagtcaacttcaGTCCCTTGGCAATCTatgataaattaaaataatacaattatttGGTAGTCATTGTGTTCAATTCACAGTCTTTAAAGACCTTGTTTTTTATCCAGTATAAATAGTTGTCTTTACCTGATCTTCAATGGTGATTTCTGTTCCAAGGGTGTTGTCGGTGTTCCACTTCTCAGTGAACGTCAAGCCATACTCTGCCCTTTTGTATTTGGTTTCAAGGCTGCCAACAACTTTGCTCGTGTCAGTGTTGGAGGATCCAGATGTTTTGAattcctgaaatgccccaaattaatcataagttaagaaaaaaattgcatttcccaaatgtcatttatttaaaattacatttttgtttagGTGAAAACAGACCTGAGGAACAGGCAGCAGTGGACCATCTGACAGGATGCTGCACACTAACAATAAATGGGTCACCTCTAGCTCACTTCCCATATGAAAGAGCccttgaattgtttttttttttaacaaatctaGAAAAATTAAGTGCTTTCGGAAAGGATGCACGCTTTGAAAgtagttttgtgtttttattctaCTGAAAAAATTAACAACTTGATAAAAATTTGTCATATGAAGTAATAACAAAAAGGCACGGCCAGCTGCTTCCcacgcagcccaccaccacagtttaaAAAAGATCCTAAGGAAAAACCTGTATCGCAATATGTTCGGTTTTCAATATATGgcgtaaaaatgttttttaaaatacataatTACCCattaattttctttgtcaaattttcTCACAGATGTCATCTGATAATGTGATGTCACAGGTCAAGGTCACACACACGTGATTCTCATTTGACGCAGGCCGCAACCATAGACAATGGGTACTGGACGGCTCATTGAATTGGACGTGCCAGATGCTGCTACAATTATAATGTCAtgatttatttaaacaaatttgcaCAGGGTTATAAACATCAAATATCTTCAAGCCGCAATACCCAGCCCTACCGTTTGAGATGCAAACAGTTTCATTACTCTCATTGTAccctgtggttttttttttttttttttgcaaaaattgACTTTGGGTTGCACAATGAGCTCTTTGCATACAACAGCGTGACGACATATTAATTGCAGACATTTTCAAGTATAAAAACTTTACATTAGTACGCCCATCTTTTATCATGGGATGTTTATTAGATGGTAAATGGACTTGCCCTTGTATAGTTCCGTTCCACCatcaaggcactcaaagcgcttcaACACTATATGCTCATTTACCTAACTGATGATGCAGCATCAGAAGCAATTtagggtttagtatcttgctcgaAGAAACTTAACCGAGGTTACCAGGGCAAGGAATCAAACCCACAGCCTCTAAGTTGGAGaacgactactctaccactgagacaCGCCACCCCACATTAGCATTGATCGATTTATACTGATGATCTATATCTAAGAAAAGTCCAGTAAGGTTTTCGTAGAATAAGTAGCATTGCATGtagaacaagttttttttttaacctgaagaGGCCAACCTGTAAACAGATTTGAAATGCATTTTTCATAGATTTAACGATTTGGCTCCCCGCAGTTTTGATAGCAtatctccaattaaaatgtataTTAATACTGTAGTTACCACTCCACTGGCTGATTTTGTCTTGACATCAAGCTTCACCAGGCCAAATCCTGaacaaagaattgttttgattaaaTCCTGTTAAAACAGAATGGGTAGGAAAATCATTGAGGTCTGAATTCCTACCATAGCCCTTGTTAAAGATGTCCTTGGCAGACTTGCCCAGATCAACATATGAGGGAGGCACAGCcatttttgctgaaaaaaaaacaaaaagaaaaaaaaaaaaaaaggggggggggtagtTTCTATTCATTATAGGCAGTCACTATAGTTCAACTGTGCAAAACATTCCAGTGCATGAAGAGTTGTTACTATACAGTCGATTTGCATATTTTAACGAGGTATGCCAAGTTGCCAACACAAATATTTTTGGtaaaaatatttactgtaattaatGATTTTACAGCCATGTTAGTATATCTAAGTAATGTACTCCAGCAAATTCTACTTTAAAGTCACAATTTTACTACCATCTTCTCATTGTAGCTTGCAGCTGCATTGTAGCAATACTGCTTCCAACAATGGCATGATATGGTGCAATCCAAATGTACAGACTTTCCGACCAGGTAAAACCTGTGGACCAAATCTGGCCTAACAATACTTGAAGAGGTCCGCAAacaactgaaaatatttctgGATACATTTGTTTATTGATATGAGAAAATGGATGCAGCAGCAACAAAATGGCACGTACCTCAACTTAAAGAATTTCACTCAAAAGGGATGGGTTTGCAggtaatgaatgaaaaaaatatagtaCTGTGGAAGCTAAATTTAGGCAATTTAGTAAGGCAATTTATGGGGTTTTCCAGATAGGAGCCAATGATTAGACGATTTCTTTGCttttggggggggcggggggagtAAAGAACAGACATGGCATTTTCAAtcattttaaatgatgaaataagatctgcttattttgagttacaagtGTGGTACCACAGCAACGGTGTAATAATATGCAAGAGAGAGACAGCAGTGGTCAGCAAATCTACCTTCAAGAAGAGAGGTCATGAGTTAAAATCTAAGTCCCTACTGTGTGGAATTTGTTCCCAAAGTCACACCCGTGGGAGCACAGTTCCTCTTCTTGAattaaattaaagaaaaaacatcCATGATAGTGCCATTTAAAAATTCTAATCTTTATTTTTTCAGTATGTTTGCCCTCGGATTTTCTGGCGACCAGTTGAAGGGTATACTCGGCCTTAAGCCTGAAAGGCCCAGCTCAATGGCTAACAAGTGAGGTGACCAAGTAAGCCCCACAAAAAATAGAGATGTAAACTAGAGATGTACTGAAATGACGCTGGTTATACTTTAAGCATATTGAAAGGTTAAAAAACAGATCTGACCTTCCTAGCTGCATACTAGCAACATCAACCTTGTGTTTCACTAGTCACCAGAACATCAGGGTAGAACGGGATTTCTAGTTAATCTTCCCAACCTAAACGCACATTTTGTCCTTTTGCAAATGTTCAGATTTCATTGGTTGTGACTAATTAGCACGTACTTGTGACTATCGACTTCTCGTAGTGGCCTGACAGCCTGCGAGCAAGGTTCCTTGCTTAGGTTAGAGACGGATTGGCCATTTGGCACCCTGCTGCATCATCGGAGTCTGCGCCTGCTTCTTATCGGGAGTTGATTTAAAAGTGAGGCGGGGTTGAGGGCACATGTTGGCGCTAATTAGCAGCACGTCAAAGTGATGTGCGTTATCGAGGGCTGTCACTCAGCAAGGGCCAAAGTAGAGAAAATGCATTGCTGGAATAACCCAAATATATAAGTCAAGTGCAAAACACACGGACTATCGTCGCAACACAGTTTAAACATAAAGTGCACATTTTCACTAAATAATTCGATAGATTTAACACGAGTTCGAAACGGCGTGCCCCAGCTAGCTTAGCTAACTCGGCTAAAGCTAAAGCAGAGTTACCGGCGAGTGGCAAAAGCCAGTCTGAGAGCTTCTTTCTGTGCGTCCAAGAATAAgacagacatttttaattatcACAAGTCAAACGCGTCCCTCACCGGTCGTAGAGAGGTCTCGACGTGAACTAAAGTGACTTTAGGACAGATGTTCCTCGATCCGTACGGGCGAGGCAGGCTTGACCGGTTGGAGGACGAGCTGAAGGAGACTGCGCTCACATGAAACCTGACCTATCGCATCCTGCCTTAGGACCCGGGCTCGCCAGAATTTGCCTgagtagaaaaaaattaaataaaacaaaacaaacaaacaaaaagatgataacaaaaaataaagcatTCCAGAGAGTATATTTTACTTTTCACGAATAATCGCTGCACCAATatcttaaatatatttctgataATGTTATTACTCTGgtataaatgtatattttattttaaaacaagtatttaattattattattattattattattattacaatattcaCCAGCCAATGGACAAGGCCTGTCCTACAAGTGAACAACTCAGTtggattttattattattattatgtggaacagagatacaaaatcaaaaCATTCCAATTTCTTTCaagagagtctggctgcagcccgcctctctcagtaccctgcgccgctcgtctcagtacccatcccgcagacaggaagtgacgcaatatcgcagctctcagaccggaaatgacaACATGAAGCAGCGCTCGAGCTCCGAGCTTCCGGTTTTATCGTAATAGTTTGCGTCCATTCGAACGTaaatactagtttacttttcttttcgcacgtcttttattttcggtttcagcatcactcattattatttaaataataatttatttacatgctccttaaattgatttggtgtaatcgggagattaactctttaagcgcggtcagtttgttaaagcctgctgattttaccaaaatgaaaaacacggttacagtacatcaaaattaaaatacacactaCTGCAATAAAGGTTTAATTAGTGACTGAAAGATCGCCTTTGACCTATCACAATGTGTACTTTAGTTtgtcaattgtaaaatatactccaattgagaattattacaaaattgctgtcatccttacatttttatgaacggacacattaatatagcttcattacaatttaatgtatcaaaaacgtaatattctctcaatgttgcaaccaaaccaattttgtctttcattttgctacttaaattcattcatgtgggtgaagagcctaattaactaattcagaaactatattaaactttctgctccaggaaaggcacctttatttcaaacagaaatgacaaaagttgtcatgtgttagttgttttttcttttatcccagacaatagttgtaggttgttttaattacctgacatttttcggcaagcactcccgccttcatcacaggtaattaaaactacctacaactaacatctgggataaaagaaaaaaaaaacaactaatttataagtgtagaaaaatgaactcaatacaaccagttctgatgtggtaaactttattttttttagttttattattttttattattatcgaGAGAATAGATATTTTCTTTAGTCAACAATCTCCTCAAAAAAGGTAAATCCATCTTCCAGATGGTTGAAACAGAACTTGAATGGCTCCAAGACATTGTAGTTCGTGCTCATCCTCTTCCATCTGCAGGATGCTTGGGAACTCCTactgcattgatttttttttccccccctagccctgtccgaggcttttgtgctgtcttgcacaatccttttaccaaaactgttcattggaaaagagaaagaaaagagctatttgaatattacataagtaaaaataaaaatgatgctttgttaattttatacttgatttttctttttaggcattgcattaaactaggtatataaacaatcttaccattttttcccgccatatctttttggagtgggccaccactaacttgaaggagctgtggttgcacctcttcctaaaaataaatcagtgaataaaggggggcatgttcaaaagtgcgtcagagtaatggacactaaaaagtctttaaaagctgACCTCAGCAATTATATTCGAATTTCACTTCTGTAACTGATAGACTGGTGGCACTTCACCCTGCAGTAATGCTTTTGCCTCATCTGTCCAATGGGCAAACTCTTTCCTGTGG from Corythoichthys intestinalis isolate RoL2023-P3 chromosome 10, ASM3026506v1, whole genome shotgun sequence encodes the following:
- the LOC130922873 gene encoding voltage-dependent anion-selective channel protein 2, translated to MAVPPSYVDLGKSAKDIFNKGYGFGLVKLDVKTKSASGVEFKTSGSSNTDTSKVVGSLETKYKRAEYGLTFTEKWNTDNTLGTEITIEDQIAKGLKLTFDTTFSPNTGKKSGKVKTAYKREYVNLGCDVDFDFAGPTIHGAAVVGYEGWLAGYQMTFDTAKSKMTQNNFAIGYKTGDFQLHTNVNDGAEFGGSIYQKVSDKLETAVNLAWTAGSNSTRFGIAAKYQLDNDASVSAKVNNNSLVGVGYTQTLRPGVKLTLAGLVDGKNINAGGHKLGLGLELEA